Proteins encoded in a region of the Excalfactoria chinensis isolate bCotChi1 chromosome 16, bCotChi1.hap2, whole genome shotgun sequence genome:
- the TBX5 gene encoding T-box transcription factor TBX5, translating into MADTEEGFGLPSTPADSEAKELQAEAKQDPQLGTTSKAPTSPQAAFTQQGMEGIKVFLHERELWLKFHEVGTEMIITKAGRRMFPSYKVKVTGLNPKTKYILLMDIVPADDHRYKFADNKWSVTGKAEPAMPGRLYVHPDSPATGAHWMRQLVSFQKLKLTNNHLDPFGHIILNSMHKYQPRLHIVKADENNGFGSKNTAFCTHVFPETAFIAVTSYQNHKITQLKIENNPFAKGFRGSDDMELHRMSRMQSKEYPVVPRSTVRQKVSSNHSPFSGETRVLSTSSNLGSQYQCENGVSSTSQDLLPPANPYPVSQEHSQIYHCTKRKDEECSTTEHPYKKPYMETSPAEEDPFYRSSYPQQQGLNTSYRTESAQRQACMYASSAPPTDPVPSLEDISCNTWPSVPSYSSCTVSAMQPMDRLPYQHFSAHFTSGPLMPRLSSVANHTSPQIGDTHSMFQHQTSVSHQPIVRQCGPQTGIQSPPSSLQPAEFLYSHGVPRTLSPHQYHSVHGVGMVPEWSENS; encoded by the exons ATGGCGGACACCGAGGAAGGCTTTGGACTCCCGAGCACGCCAGCTGACTCGGAGGccaaggagctgcaggctgaggccAAGCAAGATCCCCAGCTGGGGACCACCAGCAAGGCCCCCACCTCTCCACAGGCAGCCTTCACCCAGCAG GGCATGGAGGGGATCAAAGTGTTTTTGCACGAGCGGGAGCTGTGGCTGAAATTTCATGAGGTGGGGACGGAGATGATCATAACAAAGGCTGGAAG gCGTATGTTTCCCAGTTACAAAGTGAAGGTCACTGGACTCAATCCAAAAACGAAATACATACTGTTGATGGATATTGTACCAGCGGATGACCACAGATACAAATTTGCAGATAATAAATG GTCCGTGACTGGGAAGGCAGAGCCGGCCATGCCCGGACGTCTCTACGTGCACCCCGACTCCCCTGCTACCGGAGCCCATTGGATGCGGCAGTTGGTTTCCTTCCAGAAGCTCAAGCTCACCAACAACCACCTCGACCCCTTCGGACAT ATCATCCTGAACTCCATGCACAAATACCAGCCCCGGCTCCACATTGTGAAGGCAGATGAGAACAACGGCTTCGGCTCCAAGAACACTGCCTTCTGCACCCATGTCTTCCCAGAGACTGCCTTCATCGCTGTTACCTCTTACCAAAATCACAAG ATCACTCAGCTGAAGATTGAGAACAACCCCTTTGCAAAAGGATTCCGCGGCAGCGATGACATGGAGCTCCACAGGATGTCCAGGATGCAGAG taAAGAGTACCCAGTTGTTCCCAGGAGCACAGTGAGACAGAAAGTGTCCTCGAATCACAGCCCCTTCAGTGGTGAGACCAGGGTCCTTTCCACCTCCTCCAACCTGGGCTCCCAGTACCAGTGTGAGAACGGGGTGTCGAGCACCTCCCAGGACCTGCTGCCACCTGCCAACCCCTATCCAGTCTCCCAGGAGCACAGCCAGATCTACCACTGCACCAAGAGAAAAG ATGAGGAATGTTCCACCACCGAGCATCCATACAAGAAGCCCTACATGGAAACTTCACCGGCAGAAGAGGATCCTTTCTACAGGTCCAGTTACCCCCAGCAACAGGGACTGAATACTTCATACAGGACTGAATCAGCCCAGCGCCAGGCATGTATGtatgccagctctgctccccccaCGGACCCTGTGCCCAGTCTGGAAGACATCAGCTGTAACACATGGCCCAGCGTGCCGTCCTACAGCAGTTGCACAGTGTCTGCCATGCAGCCCATGGACAGGTTACCCTACCAGCATTTCTCTGCCCACTTCACCTCGGGGCCTCTGATGCCCCGGCTCAGCAGCGTGGCCAACCACACGTCCCCCCAGATAGGAGACACACATAGCATGTTCCAGCACCAGACCTCAGTTTCTCACCAACCCATTGTGCGGCAGTGCGGACCTCAGACCGGCATCCAGTCTCCCCCAAGCAGCTTGCAGCCTGCAGAGTTCCTCTATTCCCATGGCGTGCCTCGAACCCTCTCACCCCACCAGTACCACTCTGTGCATGGTGTGGGAATGGTGCCAGAGTGGAGCGAAAACAGCTAA